The DNA sequence TACTGTATCAAAATTTAAAGTAACTACTCAGTATCTTGATCACATTTTTAACAGTTTATTGGATGCTAACTACTTTCTTTTTAACCCGCGTAGCTGCGGGGGCCGTTTTTAATACGACTAGCTTAACGCAGCATATTTTGTGCCAAGGTTATTGAAAAAATTTATTTTCAAGTAATGGCATTTAACTAATTGTTTTTAAATGATTTTTAAATAGAAGGAGGATATCTAGAGGGGGAGAAGGGAATAAAAATGAATCTCAGGCTGTATGCTGCACCACAATAAAGCATATTTAGGTTAAAAAAGGGCAATTATTGATGAATTCTTCTAACTATCTGCATGATAAGGCAGATGATATATGCTTTATCAGGCATTGAGGGCGCGAATAGACGTTGAACATTGCTTTTTTGTTAATTATACCAATTTTATGGATTAGGGGGTCTATTTAGGCGCGGTAAAAATGGACTAAAACAGGGTGCTGACTTCAGCAACGATAAGTTCTTCTAATGAGACTAAATCCTACGAAATGATTTTGGACAGCTGTGCTGGCGATGCAGATGCGGGGTCTTGTTTTTTTACATTTTTTTCTTGGGCTAAACAAGGGCAGGGCAACCTTACCTTATATGCTTTTAAATCGTTACATTAACTGAAAAATTATATTCTGATTAACTAAAATATTATACCGAACAAAGACTAATTATCTGAGTTAATCGCGGTTGATAAAGTTTGTGCATTAGCCGATAGAACACTGACGAATAGCGAGCCTTTCTTTGCGGAGCTCGACCGTTGTGATGCTGAGGTGCAATACCCAATGCGTCTATCCTTCATACACTCTTAAGGTCAGCGGCAAATGGTCGGAAAAACCATTTTTGTTATACTCTTTACTCTAGGGTCTGGAGTGACGTATTACCTCGTTTTTGATTATCATCCCTTCGAAACTGAAAATTTTAACTTTATTAGCGCTTGTATAGAATTTCTTATTCTTCAATGCGCCGCGATTAACTAGAATTTGATCCAGCATTGCCCACTCACCTCCATAAGAGTGAGTCCCTTGAGTACCGTCCATCAGTGGCCACATCATATTGTACAAGTAAGGATTTTTATTGCGGTTCGACTTAACTTTGCTAATCTGATTTGATGAAAGTGTGTAGCTGGTCAACGATCTATTAAAAGGTTGATCATTGAAGTCCCCCATGACCAAAACGGGAATCTCTCCGCGTATCTTTTTAATGCGGTCGAGAAAATAGGAAAGTGTTTCCCCGGCCATCATTCGGTATGGTTCGGAATCTATCTCCCCTCCAAGACGGGAGGGCCAGTGGTTTCCAATCACAATAAAATTGTTTCCTTGTTTGGTCTTAAAATTAACCTGGACTAAATCTCGAGTAGCATTTTGCTTTTGGATAACATGATGAAAAACTCTGTTTTTAACAATACCCGCATCATCAAGTGTTGTTTCAATTTCGAATAGGTTTCTATCGTAAATAAATGCAACATCAATGCCGCGCATATCACTGTTATCTGCATGAACAACTGCATAATTACGTTTAGGCTGATTTAAAGTTCTGACTAAATCCAGCAGGACGCGAGATGATTCAACCTCACAAACGCCCAGAAGATCGGGACCTTTACCGTCGTTCATGGCATTTATCACAGTTGCTAATTGTTGCAGCTTAATTTGCAGTTCTGCTTTACCCCATCCCTTAAGCTCTGCATTAAGCTTTTTTTGCAGCCATTCTGGACGATTCGCTGAATTATTTTCTTCAAATAAATTTTCGACATTCCACCAGGCGAAATAGTATTCAGTATTCATAAGGTCCTTCTGCCTATAAGATTATGAAAATATCAGGCTTGAATAATAGTATAGCGCTTTTAAGTGTCTATAAAATGCGCGTAATGAATCAATATTAATTTACTGTGACCGGCGCTATTAAGTTTCTTTGGCTTAGTGATCGAGGTTATAAAGCCGTCACTGTGTCTCTTTATTTAACCTCGTGTCGAAATGGCAATATATAATCTCTCTATCATTTTCAATGACTCTCTTTTTCAGTACTAATGAGGCGTTTATGGGCGTATTGGGTGACGTTAGCTCTTTCTTCATCGGTATAAACGCCATCACATTTATGTAATGGCGCTAAAGGTGTTTTAGTTTGATGATTGAATGTCTTATGGCAAGAAAATCATTTATAGCGTTGTACCGATCGCGCTTTCCCCACTTAGTGAAATATGCGCAATGGCAATGTAGGCATTGAGGTGATGAATTGAAAATAGGATGGATCAGTTCACTAATCGTAATTTCTAGTTGAGGTACTTGAATAACGTGCTGAACCGTTAACCTTTGAGCAGGCGTCATGCCTAAACTACGTTTACAACCTGTCAACCGGCCAAAGAGATAAGTTGACTATAGGAATGTAAAAATTACTCGCTAGTCAAGATGAAAAGAGGTGAACTTTGAAATTTGCTCTAAAGTATATTTTAAAGCTTATGAGGAATGATGTTTATTCTCTTCATACTTATTATCAGTCTTATCGGCTTTTTCTTTCGAGTACCACTATTAATAATCAGTTAAGGTAAAAAAGAAAAACCTGCCACTCGATTTTAAAATCCCCGTTTACTGTTCAATCCTAATGCTTGGCGCTATGTCCGCAGATTATGCGCTCCCCAATATAAAATCCGACGAACAGCTACAGTAACTAAAGGTCAGTGGGCGAAGTGAATGGTGTTGTCTTATTTTTTGCCTTTAATTCATATTGTATGGGGAACAAAGTTAGTTTATGGTGATTGTTTTTTATTTTAACTCGTTGATTTTATTTGTATCAAAAAATGGCTTTCCTAATTAGTAGGTTGTTATTTCTGATTTTTTCAAAAAACAGCTAAAATAACAAACTCGATTGGCTATATCATTAAGTGCATTTTTGGATACAAAATAGTGAGGGATATTATGCTTTATGTGATTGCGCAATTTATACTGCTGGCTGTGATTGCTTGGCCCTTGGCAAGTTTAAAGATTTCAATTGTCGGTTTATTATTAATTTTGCTTTCTGTCTTTATTGCTTTTTCTGCATTAATGGCTAACCGTCCCAGTAATTTTAATGTTCGCCCACACCCAAAAGAAACGGGGACATTGGTTGTTCACGGTCCTTATAAATTTATCCGCCATCCTATGTACAGCTCCCTCTTCTTTGGTGGTTTAGGCATTCTTTTCTGTCAGTTTAGCTATTGGAAATTAATTGCATGGTTATTACTGGTTGTTGTGCTGGTTTTAAAATCTCGTTTTGAAGAAAAAGCTTTATGCGCGCATTATGCGGGGTACCGTGTATATCAAAAAAGCAATAAAGCTTTTATACCTTGGATTTGGTAGCCTGAATTAGAATAAAAAGGAGTCATTGTTTAAAATTATTTTACTGACTTTTGTCATTAAACTATGTGAATAGGATGCCTCTAGCCTTTTTTTGACTACAAACCTCCTCAATAAGCCACTCTGTTTATTAAACAAGATTAATTAGAAGGCTTAATTCAGCTAACTTAGAATTTTCAACCATCATTTTTATGGCTTGATTCTCAGCATACACTCGACATTTCCAGGTTAATCACTATCAAATCAGCAATGACGAAGATTCTCAGCTGAGGAGAGCTTAACTTTGCTTTAAGAGTAGATAGCTCCACGATTACAGACTTGAAGCATCTGCCGATATGCTTAACGCACACTTTCAGTGTTATTCAGATAGGAGTGATTTCCATTAATTTTATCGTCTGGCTATTATTTTGACTGGCTACGTACAGGAAAAAACGGGTATTTTATCTAAAGGTTACACTTATATATTAGCATTTTTTCTACACTAACTGACTGAAGATAATCAACAATTAAAAATTTAGAATGCCTTCTGTAAGTATCTGAATCTTCATTATTAATCATATTAATGCTTGCTTTTTTTGCCGTTATTTTTAGGAAGAATCGCTTGAAAATATGAATACGGTAGAACGTATCAGTCTCCGAATAAGAACCTGCAGAAATGAGCACTAAGGAGGTATTAATAAAAGTGTCCTCGGATGTACC is a window from the Psychromonas ingrahamii 37 genome containing:
- a CDS encoding endonuclease/exonuclease/phosphatase family protein, producing MNTEYYFAWWNVENLFEENNSANRPEWLQKKLNAELKGWGKAELQIKLQQLATVINAMNDGKGPDLLGVCEVESSRVLLDLVRTLNQPKRNYAVVHADNSDMRGIDVAFIYDRNLFEIETTLDDAGIVKNRVFHHVIQKQNATRDLVQVNFKTKQGNNFIVIGNHWPSRLGGEIDSEPYRMMAGETLSYFLDRIKKIRGEIPVLVMGDFNDQPFNRSLTSYTLSSNQISKVKSNRNKNPYLYNMMWPLMDGTQGTHSYGGEWAMLDQILVNRGALKNKKFYTSANKVKIFSFEGMIIKNEVIRHSRP
- a CDS encoding methyltransferase family protein yields the protein MRDIMLYVIAQFILLAVIAWPLASLKISIVGLLLILLSVFIAFSALMANRPSNFNVRPHPKETGTLVVHGPYKFIRHPMYSSLFFGGLGILFCQFSYWKLIAWLLLVVVLVLKSRFEEKALCAHYAGYRVYQKSNKAFIPWIW